The nucleotide sequence CTACTTTTGTGCGCTTCGCTTCGCTACGTGTACCCATTTCGTCTTTTGTGTTATCAATGCGTCGGTTGTTGTCGTTCAATACGGTtgtgctttaaaaaaaatcaataccgACCACCATAAACGCCGGCTACCGCACGCCAGATATTGATGCTTTCGCAAGCAGCACAACAACACAGACGAACAAACATAATCCATTAGAGGGAAGCGGCATAAGGCCGACTCACGCGTTTATCCCACAGCGGCAATAGCAACAACTATCGACGACCTAGCGCAACCGCTGGCAAGTGCCACCGAGAGAAGATGGCCAATCCGCGCAAATTTAGTGAGAAAATTGCGCTACAGAAGCAGCGCCAACAAGAGGGCACTGCTGAAttcgaacgaattatgaaagaGGTTTACGCAACTAAAATGGATGATACTCAAGCGAATCAGAAGATACTTGAATGTTGTTTAGTAAATACTGACATTGACAGCAATCACACCACAAATGCTAGTTTAGTAAGTGGTTCAGGTGTAGGTGGCGGAGGAGGAGGCGGGAATGGTGGCGCTGGTGATGGTAGCACCAATGGTCCAGCTGTAAATACTGCAGGTAGTGGCAGTGGTGGTGCCTCACCAGATAGCACCAGTATTGGCAGTGGTGGGGGCACAAGTAGTAATAATGTACGCGAGTCTAGAGGGCGCAGTGTAGGTGTCGGTCCCATGCGACGCCCCTCGGAGCGTAAACAGGACCGTTCGCCATATGGCAGCAACGCTGGCGTCGCAGTCGGCATGGGCGCGGTCTTGAACAACAACGCCTATCTCAGCCCGCCAATGGACAGTAGTTGGCGTCGCTCAAATTCAGATTCGGCACTTCATCAAACACTCAGTATGGCGGTGGCGGCGGAAGGTGGTTTTGGTCCGGGCGGCATAGCTGGCGTTGGCGGACTGCCCGGTGATATGAATGTGCTGCATGCAAACTACCAGCATCACAACCAACGATCTCATTCGCCAAATATTGGCCGCAGTTTTAGTCCACAAGCACAAAGACGAAAGGGTCAAATGATgcatcatcatcagcaacacCCTCAGCAACACCTACATCATAGTCAACAACACTTGCAATTGCAGCAGCAACATCAACAGCTGCAGCAACActttcagcagcagcagcaacaacagcaacagcaccagCAGCATATGCATCAACAAGCACAACAGCAGCATGTCCAACAACACCATCCGCAGCAACATGCGCAACAGCCAGCGAGTAGTGTTAgccaacagcagcaacatccACAACATTTCAATGCCAAATACACAAACTGCAACATgccaataaataatatattcaaGTCCCTACAAGAGCAATCGCTGGCGCTCGCCAATACGGGTTCATTGCCGGATCTGACTTCATTACATTACTCGCCTGCACAACAGCAATTGATCCACCAGCAACAGCAGCCGCAGCACCAACAGCAAACGCTTTCGCCAATACTGTCACCTCACAACAATGGCCGCGATCGAGATCAGTCTTCAAGTCCCTTCAGCCCTGCTGCCGGCAATGGCAATGGAGGTGGTGGGGGTGGCGGTCCGCCATCGCCatatcaacagcagcagcactcACCCACATCAGCCGCCAACACACCGACAGCTGCGCAAACATCGCCACATTTGTCTTTCACAAATCTCGCCGTGCAATCACCCACAGGCAACGGCCCCGCCACACAAAACGCCGCACAAAGCGGCAATTTCACCAACCTGCCTACACTGGGTGCCGCCAGCTCGACGGGCAATCTTACAGACTACCGCCAACCACTGAATCCACCCAGTCCAGGCTCCTCTCCGGGATTGCTGACGTCCGTATCGGGAAACGATGTGGTACATATCAGCGCGCCTGCCAGTCCAATACGGCATCCGCAAGCCGGCGTCATCGGCCAAGGCATACAGGGCTATAATGAAAAGAATATTCAGACATTCGATCGTTACTCTCCTGCTATTCCTGTGGGTGCGCTAGAAGCGACTGGGTACAATAGTCTGAATCCCTCGTTTCACAACCATTTTGAGCAATTTACGCTAGGTGACAGCAATTCCTCGcccgagcaacaacaacagttgcAACAACATTTTCAGcgtcaacaacagcagcagaatAGCTTCACTACGTTAGATTTTGATGACTTCGTTAGCGGTGGGAATGGTTCGCCATATTCCCAGAGCCTAACCCAGAACAAACAATTAGACTTTGGTGATCTGGCAGGCGTGTCGACGTCAACGGCGACGACAGTAACGCATAGCAGTAGAAGTGACGATAGCAATTGTAACTCCAACAGCGGTAACAGCACAACCAATAACAATAACactcagcaacaacaactgcaagcgACACGTATTATGACGAATCAACTGTTAAATAATAATGGCACCGGTGGAGGCAACAATGTTAACAGCAACACAAATACAAACGGTCCATGTCGCATTAGCAACAATAATGTAAATCTGACGCAAGCGAACGAAGTGAACTCGTCACCCATACCTTCACCCTTGGGTTGCTTGCCGTCACCCTCGTCTCCACTACCGATTCCTATAAATACACAATCGCCGCATCATCAACAACACCAACATATGACGCTGTCACTGCACTCACACTCTGCACAACCATCACCTCATCATTCACCACTGCATTCGCCGCACCACGCCTCCCCACTGTCATCATCGTCGCCGGGCATAACAACATTAACTGGCGGAGTATCCCCATCGTCACATGGCGGCGGTAATGGCGGAAACAATGCGTCGTCGCACCACCATCAACACCAGCCGACAacgcaacaccaacaacaccatcatcatcaacaaAATCACGCTAATACACCGACCAACACCAACATACCGGCGATCATATTCTCTGACTATTCGTCGCGTGAAATTTTCGACTCACTCGATCTGGACCTGGGTCAAATGGACGAGACTGCACTAGATTTACTAGCAGATCAGAACTCGATAATGATTGCCGATGCTACAATCGAAGACAGTTTTCGAAAAGATCTTAACTGATACTATGAGGAAGCTGTTGCAGCTATTGAGAGTGGCGTACTACTCGACGACACCTTCGATCCGCTAGGGCCCATAGTAGACGTCACTGAGGTACTGGGCAATCCGCTGGCGGATACAATGAAGTACAAACAAGACGAAACAATAGACACGGCCACGCCCACCAAATCTGCCAACAACACAAATACAGACTCCATACCACCCATCAAACTTAATATTAGCGGGCAAGATAATATCGAAGATGAGCTTAGTAATGTCGACGATAACATAAGCATTGGATTAGGTATTGGTATCGAAATCGGTATTGGCAGCGATACTACTGAGAACAACGGTGATGTGGAagattttttcttctaaatgtGGTCGCGACGATGGTCAATAAGCGGACTGTTATGAAGGTGAACGATGGAGAAGAGAAGCACAACTATCTATGGTATGTCGATTGATGGGACGGCGACAGAGGTAGTTGGAACGACGCACAtagctaaacacaatatacattCAAGGATGCGTATATACGatgatatacatacacacacacgcacacacacccaAACGTACGTATGAGTTGAAGTGCACGCGCAAGCAACAGTGGTAGCAACAGCTTTTAAAACTCTAAGCAGTAGTTAGGactctttaaataaaatatacaaacgtAATTACCTAAAACATATACAAATgtgtttatttacatacatacatatgtaaaacaaaaaacaaattaatggcAGTGGAGCATTTGTAAAAGACCACGAAACGTATGAATTGAGTTGTAAGACTGAATTGGGTTTTTTGTAAAAGAGTTTTCGAGTATACCGAAtggtaatttttctttgaaaatttgaagttttaaaattttattttattttcttgcgcaatatatttttgcttacttATTACAAGACTTTTCTCGCTTAACACTAAATGACTACGCAGTACTGTCGTAGAAGTAATAACttaggaaaaattttttaatctgtGGATTTCCCTAAAAACATATGTAGGTCCAATTTAAAATGTAAGAAGTCTATTTTCGGCTCCCTTTTTCCTGAATTAATTATTTGAGATACTTTATTCTCTATATATTCGCAATTGCTGCAATACAGTGGATTTACGCATGCCCATCATTCGTTGCTTGCAGGTTCAGTGTCTACTGTGGGCatgaaacttcaaattatagaaaaagtttttaactaCTTAAAATCACCGGTAAGGTAATGGCAACTCTTCAAGTGactttctgctatgaaaaaacttttcataaaatCCATCTGCTTTTCGCAGGCGATATTAAATTGTAGAGTCCTTTATTTAAAAGACAACAAGAGGTGCGCCCAAAAAATTGGAGTAGAAGCTCGCCCAAACATCTCCAATTATACACCGATTATTCAGgcataataaagggtgtttttttagagattaggttttcaagatgaaataaaacgtatataatttaatgttatggccaagaatttagctttattataaagataagggtttgccattatgttttaaaaatgatttcgggcaagtggccgccgcggctggctcgaataaattccagccgagaggcccaattttcgaccactttttgcagcaattgggccgTATGTCaacaataacgcgccgaatattctcttccaagacgtcaatcgtctcgggcttatctgcgtagacaagcgacttcaaatagccccacaagaaatagtccagcggtgttatatcgcacgatcttggaggccacgccacaggtccacggcgcgaaataatgcgctcaccaaaagtttccttcaataaatcgattgttgcgttggctgtatggcatgtagcgtcgtcttgttggaaccaatggtcgtccacatcaacatcgtccaattcaggcacgaaaaagtcattaatcatggctctatagcgctctccattgactgtaacattatggtcggcttcatttttaaagaaatatggaccaatgattccctctgcccatagagcacaccagacagtgactttttgaggatgtaacggcgtctcagcaatggcttgtggattatgttcactccaaatgcgacaattttgcttattggcatacccattcaaccaaaagtgagcttcatcgctgaacaaaattttcttgtgaaaatcgggatcggtggccatctcgttttgggcccaaatttgcacgatttgcaaacgttgttcaggtgtaagtctattcattatgaaataacaaaccaaactgagcacaAATCAAGTGACaactgtcaaaaagaccatctacgaaaaaagtagtgccaacttgaaaacctaacctctaaaaaaacacccttcaCCATAAAAATTTGAGCAGTGCTCTTGTTCTACTCTCAAGTACTCATATCTGGTGGGTTGGTTGGCAAATAGTAGAAACTATTGCCTGTGGAACTCACCTAGGACTGAATTGGCGCACAAAGTGCCACTTAGCTGCGCTTGCTGCTGGAATCTCTCTAAAGTCCGTCGGTGCAATTCACTACTATCTAAAAAACACTAGAACTTGCCAATGAACCTACTTCTCTTTGTTTAGGAGGGCTCGGAAATCTCAAtttgctttaagaaaatgcaaaacagagAGTTATAAACGTCGCTATTAGCATAGAAATATACATAGAAAGCCTTGACTATTTGATTTGTTGTAATCGAAATTTGATTTATTCCATCTTAATTCGTAAGAATTTCATGTGTAGCTCTCTCTTAACTTAGCTCGACATCGACTTACAGTCTCTGACTATTCTGGAATTTATAGTTGGTATTACCAGCAGTAGAAGTGTTGCTGGGCTACCTgaaagatatattaaaaaatatatatatattatatatgtatgtataggacTCTGTAACTCCTAGTTGCAGCATAGGCCATCGACGATTCGTTAGCATATTGTGTTTTAGGTAAGTAGGTTGCTAGCCATCCTACTCTAGCTTGGTGATAATTGAACTATCCATACCTCCAAGCAGGTGTTCATTAGTTTTAGTTTGCGAGTGGTAATTTATTTCCCCCTTACCCTGCATGATACCGAGCCCTTCCCGATCTGTCGCCTGGGGACGCGTCCGATGGGAGACAGACAACTCTGAACAGAGATATATGATACCTATGCTTCTATTACTCCACGGTACTTCTTTGCCaggttcaataaaaaatttggcaTTAGTTTTCGAGTTCTTTCAGTAGCAAAGAGATAGTCGTCAACCACATATTTTTAGAAATCTCTACCGCAGTTCACAGAAGAGGCTTGGGTTTTTCTAGGCATCCACTATACTAAGTTATAGCAGCTTATAGTTAGAGATATGGCGACTATGTTCTTTATACGTATATGCTCTGATAATAGTTCTTACAGGTTATATAAGTGGCACTGTACTAAGGAGTTATCAAAATGAGGAAAATGTGCAATGTGAAGTTTCCCTGTGCGCTACTTTCTCATTTCATATAACG is from Anastrepha ludens isolate Willacy chromosome 4, idAnaLude1.1, whole genome shotgun sequence and encodes:
- the LOC128862590 gene encoding uncharacterized protein DDB_G0283357, which produces MANPRKFSEKIALQKQRQQEGTAEFERIMKEVYATKMDDTQANQKILECCLVNTDIDSNHTTNASLVSGSGVGGGGGGGNGGAGDGSTNGPAVNTAGSGSGGASPDSTSIGSGGGTSSNNVRESRGRSVGVGPMRRPSERKQDRSPYGSNAGVAVGMGAVLNNNAYLSPPMDSSWRRSNSDSALHQTLSMAVAAEGGFGPGGIAGVGGLPGDMNVLHANYQHHNQRSHSPNIGRSFSPQAQRRKGQMMHHHQQHPQQHLHHSQQHLQLQQQHQQLQQHFQQQQQQQQQHQQHMHQQAQQQHVQQHHPQQHAQQPASSVSQQQQHPQHFNAKYTNCNMPINNIFKSLQEQSLALANTGSLPDLTSLHYSPAQQQLIHQQQQPQHQQQTLSPILSPHNNGRDRDQSSSPFSPAAGNGNGGGGGGGPPSPYQQQQHSPTSAANTPTAAQTSPHLSFTNLAVQSPTGNGPATQNAAQSGNFTNLPTLGAASSTGNLTDYRQPLNPPSPGSSPGLLTSVSGNDVVHISAPASPIRHPQAGVIGQGIQGYNEKNIQTFDRYSPAIPVGALEATGYNSLNPSFHNHFEQFTLGDSNSSPEQQQQLQQHFQRQQQQQNSFTTLDFDDFVSGGNGSPYSQSLTQNKQLDFGDLAGVSTSTATTVTHSSRSDDSNCNSNSGNSTTNNNNTQQQQLQATRIMTNQLLNNNGTGGGNNVNSNTNTNGPCRISNNNVNLTQANEVNSSPIPSPLGCLPSPSSPLPIPINTQSPHHQQHQHMTLSLHSHSAQPSPHHSPLHSPHHASPLSSSSPGITTLTGGVSPSSHGGGNGGNNASSHHHQHQPTTQHQQHHHHQQNHANTPTNTNIPAIIFSDYSSREIFDSLDLDLGQMDETALDLLADQNSIMIADATIEDSFRKDLN